Part of the Jatrophihabitans sp. GAS493 genome, CCTCCTCGGGAGAGAGATCGTGCTCGCCGGATCCCTGACTGACACCCTTGGCGTAGAGGCGACTGTCGGTACGCCCGGCGATCGAGGTGAGGGTGACGCCGTCACCGGAGTCGTCCAGCAGGGCGAGGGAGAACGACATCCGCCCGGACATGTCGTCGAAGGCGTCGAAGCGAACCAGGGCGACGTTGCGCAGCGAACGGGCCAGCGTCGACCCGAAGCCGGAGATCGTCTCGGCGATCTGGGTGTGTTCGGACGCCACCTCGCCGACCGTGCGGTTCTGCGTCTCTTCGACCTGACTACGCATAGCCTCGACCTGGGCGCGCAGCTCCTGGGTCGTCGCCGCCTGAGTCGTCTCCAGCTGAGTCTGCATCGCCTGCACTTGGGCCGCCAGCGCCTCGGTGGTGGCGATGTGCCGCTCCACCGCCTCCAGTAGCGACTCCTTGCTGGTTGCGCCTCGACTGAGCACCGCGGCGGCCCGGCGCAGCCGGTACAGCGAGCGCAGTGCACAGTACGCGCCGACGAGGGCCAGGTAGCCCAGAGCGAGCGCGAAGACGGCAGCGTAGGTAGTCATCAACAGCCAGGCTAGGGGGTCGCGGCAGCCCGGCGCGGTTGCAACGCTGAGACCGGTGAAATCGGGCCGCTCGGCCCCCGTGAGGAATGATGGGCTCATGACTGTTCGCCTGCGCTCAACCCTTGCCTCACTGCCGGCCTACGTCCCCGGCCGGTCGGTTCCGGGCGCGGTGAAGTTGGCCAGCAATGAGGTGGCGTATCCGCCGCTGCCGTCGGTACTGGCCCGCATCGCCTCCGCCGCCGCCACCGTCAATCGCTACCCCGACTCCTTCTCGACTGAGCTCACCGCCGCCATCGCTGCTCATCACGGCGTCCCGGTGGAGCAGGTCGTGGTCGGTTGCGGCTCGGTGTCGCTATGCCAGCAGCTGGTGCTGAGCACGGCCGGACCGGGCGACGAGGTGCTCTACGCCTGGCGATCCTTCGAGGCGTACCCGATCGTCACCACGATCGGGGGAGCGACTCCGGTGCAGGTGCCCCTCGCCTCGCAGGTACACGATCTGCAGGCCATGGCCGCCGCGATCACGCCACAGACGCGGCTGATCTTCGTCTGCAATCCGAACAACCCGACCGGAACCGTCGTCGGCGCCGCGGCCCTGACGCGCTTCCTGGATGCGGTTGCGCCGGACGTGCTGGTGGTACTGGACGAGGCCTACCGCGAGTTCGTCCGGGATAGCGACGTGCCGGACGGCCTTACTTTCCTTGATCGTCCGAACGTCATCGTGCTTCGTACCTTCTCCAAGGCCTATGGCCTGGCCGGACTGCGGGTCGGCTACGGCATCGCCGGCGATCCGGCGGTCATCAATGCACTGCGCCAGACCCAGGCCCCCTTCGCGGTCACCCATGTCGCCCAGCAGGCGGCGCTGGCCAGCCTGGAGCCGGAGGCCAGCGCGGAGTTGATGAGCCGCGTCGATGAGGTGGTACAGGAACGGACGCGGGTGCATGACGCGCTGGCCTCCTACGGATATGCGGTACCGCCGACGCAGGCCAACTTCGTCTGGCTGCCCCTCGGCGACGCGGCGGTCGACTGGGCCGCGGAGTGCGAACGAAGCCGGGTGATCGTCCGTCCGTTTGGCGGCTTCGGAGTCCGGGTCACCATCGGTAGCGTGGAGGAGAACGACCAGTTGCTGGCCGCCGCGAAGACGCTCGCCGCTGAATACGCTCACCGGACTGCCATCGGATGAGCATCCTGCTCACCGGCATCGCGCAGGTCGCCACCCAGGACGCTGAGCTGGGCGAACTGGCCGACGCCGCGCTGGTGCTGGACGGCGAGACGATCGTCTGGGTCGGCTCGGCCGGTCAGGCTCCGGCGGCCGACGAACGCGTCGACCTGGAGGGGCGAAGCGTCCTCCCCGGCTTCGTCGACTCGCACGCCCATCTGGTCTTCGCCGGCGATCGCACGCAGGAGTTCAACGCCCGCATGAGCGGATCCCCTTACAGCGCCGGGGGAATCAGGACAACGGTGGAGGCCACGAGAGACGCCACCGACGCGGCGCTGCGAGCCAATGTTGCCCGGCTGACCGGTGAGCTGCTCGCGGCGGGGGTGACCACCTTCGAGTGCAAGTCCGGGTACGGGCTGGACGTGGAGACCGAGGCCCGATCGCTGCGGGTGGCCGCCGAGTTCACCGACGAGACGACCTACCTGGGGGCTCATGTGGTGCCGCCCGGAATCGGGCGCGACGAGTACGTGCGGTTGGTCTGCGGCGAGATGCTCGATGCCTGCGCCCCGTTGGCCCGCTGGGTGGACGTCTTCTGCGAACGAGGCGCCTTCGACGCCGGCGAGACCCGCAGCATCCTGCGAGCCGGGATCGAGCGTGGCTTGATGGCCCGAGTGCACGCGAACCAGCTCAGCGAAGGGGCCGGCGTGCAGGTGGCCGTCGACCTCGGTGCGGCCAGCGCCGACCACTGCACCCACCTCAGCGATGCCGACGTCGCGGCCCTGGCCGGCTCGACTACGGTGGCCACGCTGCTGCCGCTGGCCGAGTTCTCGACCCGTTCGTCGTACCCGGACGCCCGACGACTGCTGGACGCCGGGGTTTCGGTGGCGCTGGCGACCGACTGCAATCCCGGGTCGGCCTACTCGACCTCGATGCCGCTGGCCATCGCACTGGCCGTGCGCGAGATGAAGATGACGCCGGCCGAGGCGGTGCGGGCGGCCACCGCGGGCGGTGCCCAGGCCCTGCGGCGCGACGATATCGGCGTGATCGCCGTCGGGCGTCGAGCCGATCTGCTGGTGCTCGACGCGCCGTCGTATGTCCATCTGGCCTACCGCCCCGGGGTTCCGCTGGTGGCGCAGGTCTGGCGCGGGGGACGGCTTGCCCACCAAGTCCACTGAGCCCACCTCGGCTCAGGCGGCTACTTCGTGCGGTGCATGCGGGCCCGGATCATCTCGCGTAGTTGCGAGACGGCCTCTTCATGCTGCTCCGCGGATTCGGGCTGCTCCGGCGTTTCGGGCTGCGCCGTGGATTCGGGCTGCTCAGGCGTTTCGGGCTGCTCCGTGGATTCGCGCTGCTCCGTGGATTCGGACGGCTCCGTGGATTCGGACGGCTCGGTGGACTCGGACTGAACGGCCGCCACTGGCGCGGGGTCGACGAACTCGGTTCGTACGGCATCCGGGATGGGTGCTGGCTCAGGTTCGGGTGCTAACTCGGGTTCGGGTGCTAACGCCGGTTCGGGTGCTAACTCAGGTTTGGGTGCTAACTCGGGTTCGGGCGCTGACTCAGGTTCGGGCGCGGATGCTGGCGGCGCCGCGAGCGGCTCGGCGTCGCGGAGCAGACAGAACTCATTACCCTCGGGGTCGGCCAGCACGTGCCAGCTGACACCGCCATCACCCTCACCGTCGCCCAATGCCAGCGGGCGAGCCCCGTGCCCGATCAGTCGCTCCAGTTCGCGCTGCTGATCGGTGTCGGTGGCGACCAGGTCGAGGTGGATTTTGTTACGCGTCTTCCCGCTCGCCTCGGGCATCTGCATGAAATCGATTCGAAACGGCGCTGTGGCCCCGGCGATCGTGACGTCGTCGCCGTTACGGGCGACGGCGCTCCACCCGAGCACCCGGCACCAGAAATTCGCCAGTAGCACCGCATCGCGGCAGTCGACCGTCAGCGTCGCGATCCGGTTTGCCATCAGGCAGTTCTATCAGCCCGCCGCCGTGCCTGCGAACGGAGCAACCTGCGAGCGGAGCAGGCAGAACTCGTTCCCCTCGGGGTCCGCCAGCACATGCCAGCTCACATCACCCTGGCCGATGTCCACTGAGACCGCACCGAGGTCCAGCAGCCTCGCCAGCTCCGCCGCCTGGTCCCGGTCGGTCGCATTCAGGTCGAGGTGCAGTCGGTTCTTCGCCCCCTTCGCACCGTCCGGCACCCTCAGGAAATCAATACGAAACGGTGGTCCATCACCGGCGATCGAGATGTCTCCCTCGTCGTCGACCTCACTGATCTCATACCCGAGCACCGCGCACCAGAAGTCGGCCAGCCGCCGCGGATCGGTGCAGTCCACGGCGAGGGCGCTGATTCGGTTAGCCATGACGTCTGTCTAGCAAACGTCACCGACAACGTCGCCCAGTCGATCCGGAAGGCGTCAACCTTCGGTTGACAACTCTGGATCGTCAACTTACGGTTGACGCATGAGCACCTCACCTGAGCAGCAACCGATCAAACTCGACGACCTGATCGAGCACGTCGTGGAGCAGCACCCTGGCGCCGACGACCTGGAACTTCTCTCCGAAGCGGTGGAGACCTCGTCCCACCTGGGCGAGGTGGCCGATCACCTGATCGGGCACTTCGTCGACCGGGCCCGGCAAGCCGGCGCCTCCTGGACCGACATCGGTCAGCACATGGGGGTGACCAAGCAGGCCGTCCAGAAGCGCTTTGTGGCCAAGGAGTCGGACGAACTTGATCACCCGAATCGGGGCCGCTGGAAGCGATTCACCCCGCGGGCTCGCAGCGTCATCACCCACACAACGGACGAGGCCCGCCGGCTGGGTAGCCGACAGGTCGGCAGCGAGCACATCCTGCTCGGTCTACTCGACGAACCGGACGGCCTGGCCGCCTACTGCCTGATCGGACTCGGCGTGCCGCTGGAGAGGGTTCGGCAGGCCACCCTCGATGTGCTGCCACCAGCCAGCGAGCCGACCACCGGGCGGGTCGGATTCGGCCGCGACGCCAAGAAGACGATGGAGCTCTCGGTACGGGAGGCCCTGAGAATGGGGCACAATTACATCGGCACCGAACACATCCTGCTCGGCCTGATGCGAGCGGAGTCGGACCCGGCGGCGCAGCTGCTGGCGGGCCTCGGCGTCACGCTGCCCAGGGCCGATGAGTGGGTGCGCGCCACCCTTGAGGCGCATCGGGCGTCTCTGCGCGACGTGACCGGCTGACCCGCGAACCAGCTGACGCGCGAACCGGCTGACACGCGACATTCACGCCAAGTCATTGCCAAGCGTCGCCTGCGGGCAGCAGAGTTATCAGCATGACGACTGCGCGGCAGGCTCCCCCCGAATCGCAGACACGGGAGTACGGCGACCGGGTGGCGGCCGTCGAACCCGGCGGCGTGGAGTTCATCCCACTTGCCGAACGGCACGGCTCGCCGATTCAACTCCTCTGGACCTGGGCCTCTCCGAACATGGAGTTCGCCACCGTATTCGTCGGTGTGCTGGCGGTGGCGGTCTTCGGGCTCAGCTTCTGGATGGCGACATTCGCGATCATTCTGGGCAGCGGACTCGGTGCGATCAGCCAGGGCGCGCTCTCCACCTGGGGCCCGCGGCACGGACTGGCGCAGATGGTGCTCGGCCGATCGGCCTTCGGATTCTTCGGCAACATCCTGCCGGCCGGACTCATGTCGATCACCGCCGGCATCGGCTGGTTCGCCGTCAACAGCGTCAGCGGCGCCTACGCCATCAACACCCTGACCCACCTGCCCAAGAGCGCGTCGCTACTGCTGGTCGTCGCGGTCCAGATCGTCGTGGCCTTCTTCGGGCACAACCTCGTCCAGACGTTCGAACGCTTCGCCTTCCCCTTCCTGGCCGTCATCTTCCTGATCAGCAGCGTCGACATTCTGAGCAAGTCCCATCTCTCAACCCCGGGCCATGGCGGCATTCCGACGCTCGGCGCCTTCCTCATCGAGGTCGGCGCCTCCTTCGGCTATGCGGCCGGCTGGAACCCCTACGCGTCTGACTACACCCGCTATCTGAAGCCCGACGTGAGTTCGAAGGCGGTCGGCCTCTACGCCGGCCTCGGAATCTTTCTCTCCTGCGCGATCCTGCAGATCGTCGGCGCCGCGTCGGTGACGATCACCGGCATCGACCCCAGCGGTACCCCGACGGCTCAATTCACCCAGGCGATGCCGACCGTCATTGCCGACCTGACGCTGCTGGCGATCGCGGTGGGTGCGGTATCGGCCAATGTGCTGAACATCTACTCCGGCACCATGTCATTCCTGGCCATGGGGTTCAACATCCCGTTCGCGCTGCGGCGAGCGATCATCGCCATCGTCTTCGGCGCGATCGGCTTGGCGGTTGCCTTCACCGGTCTGCACGACGCCGGCGAGAAGTACGAGAACTTCCTGCTCATCATCGCGTACTGGATCGGGCCGTGGCTGGGCATCGTCTTCACCGACCGCTGGCTGCGACGGCGATCGCTGGATCAGCTCAACGCGATCGTCACCGACCGCCGCTTCCAGAACTGGTGCGGGCCGATCGCGATGCTGGTCGGCATCGTCGTCTCGGTCTGGCTCTTCTCCAACCAGACGAAGTATCTCGGTCCCGTACCTTCGCACTTCCCCTCCGTCGGCGACATCACCTTCGAAGTCGGCTTCGTGATCTCGGCGCTGCTGTACCTGGCACTCTTCAACCTCATGAAACCGAAGGCAGCTGTCGATGTCTGAACCCGTGGCACTCGATTTCGACATCGCCTCCGGTTGGTTGCAGACGGCAGCGGAGGAGGCTCGCACCGGGATGGCGGAGGGCGGCATTCCCATCGGCGGCGCTCTCTACGGGGCCGACGGCTCCCTGCTGGGACGGGGGCGTAACCGCCGGGTTCAGGACGACGATCCATCCATGCACGGCGAGACCTCAGCGTTTCGCAACGCCGGCCGGCAGGCCACCTACCGCGGCACGACGATGGTGACGACGCTCTCCCCGTGCTGGTACTGCAGTGGGCTGATACGGCAGTTCGGGATCTCCCGCGTCGTCATCGGTGAGGCCCGCACGTTCTACGGCGGCCACGACTGGCTGGCCGCCAACGGGGTCGAGGTGCTGCTGCTGGACGATCCCGACTGCGTGACGATGATGACCGAGTTCATCGAGAAATACCCCCAGCTGTGGAACGAAGATATCGGTGTCGATTGACGGGACGGATCCGTGCAGACCGAACGGCTGATCATGCGGAGCTGGCGCGACGGCGATCGTGAACCATTTGCCCGGATGAACGCCGACCCCGAGGTGATGCGGTACTTCCCGGCGTTGCTCACTCGGGCCGAGAGTGACGCCGCGGTCGACCGGATTCAGGCCTCGATAGACGAGAACGGCTTCGGAATGTGGGCCATCGAGCGCATCGACACGGGCGCGTTCATCGGTTTCGTCGGGCTGGCCATACCCCGCTTCGAGGCCCCTTTCACGCCCTGCGTCGAGGTGGGCTGGCGGCTAACCCCTGAAGCCTGGGGACAGGGCTACGCCACCGAGGCCGCGCGTCGCTCGCTGGAGGCCGGCTTTGAGGAGTTCGGGCTGGAGGAGATCATCAGCATGGCCGTGGTGAGCAACCTCGCGTCGCGCGCGGTGATGGAGCGGATCGGGATGACCCTGGACCCGGACGGGGACTTCGACCACCCGCTGGTCCCCGACGGGCATCCGCTGCGCCGGCACGTTCTGTACCGAATCTCCCGGCCCGATCCCGCCGGCGGGTGACCCGAATCGCGCCACCGCGATTTACCGGCCCGAAATCGGGTTGGAATACCGTTTAGCCATGCGTCTAACTCAACATGAGCAGGAGCGGCTGCTCATCACGCTGGCGGCCGATGTCGCCGAGCGTCGACGGGCCCGCGGGCTGAAGCTGAACTACCCGGAGGCGGTCGCCATCATCACCTCCTTCGTGCTCGAAGGGGCCCGGGACGGACGAACCGTCGCCGAGCTGATGAGCAGCGGACGCTCAGTGCTGACCCGCGACGACGTCCTCGAAGGGGTACCGGAGATGATCGAATCGGTGCAGGTCGAGTGCACCTTCCCCGACGGCACCAAGCTGGTCACCGTCCACGGGCCGATCGCATGATCCCCGGCGAGGTCGTCCCGGTCGACGGCAACATCGAGCTCAACGCCGGGCGGGAGAAGAAGGTGATCACCGTGGAGAACTCCGGTGACCGCCCGATCCAGGTCGGCTCGCACTATCACTTCGCCGCGGCCAACCCAGCGCTGAGCTTCGATCGGGAGGCGGCCTGGGGCTTCCGGCTGGACATCCCGGCCGGTACGTCCGTGCGCTTCGAGCCGGGCATCACCCGGGAGGTCAACCTGGCCGCGCTGGCCGGCAACCGGATCGTCCCCGGGCTGCGTCTCGAGTCCGCCGGCCCGCTTGACCGAAGGGTGACAACTCATGAGTGAGATTTCTCGGGCTCGCTACGCGGCGCTCTACGGCCCGACGGTGGGTGATCGGGTGCGGCTGGCCGACACCGATCTCTTCATCGAGGTCACCGAGGATCGGGCCGGCGGCCCGGGCGGCCGGGCCGGCGACGAGGCCCTCTTCGGCGGCGGCAAGGTGATCCGCGAGTCGATGGGGCAGTCCGTCGCCACCCGAGCCGACGGGACGCCCGACCTGGTGATCACCGGCGTCGTCGTCCTCGACCACTGGGGCATCATCAAGGCCGACGTCGGCGTCCGCGACGGGCGCATCGTCGCCCTCGGCAAGGCCGGCAACCCGGACACGATGGACGGCGTGACGCCGGAACTGGTGATCGGCCCGTCGACGGAAGTGATCGCCGGCAACGGCATGATCCTCACCGCCGGCGGCGTCGACAGTCACGTCCACCTCATCGCCCCGCAGCAGATCCCGGTCGCCATCGCGGCCGGCATCACCACGCTGATCGGCGGCGGGGTCGGCCCGGCCGACTCGACCAAGGCGACCACCGTCACCTCGGGCTCATTCTGGCTCGAGGCGATGATGCAGTCGCTCACCGAGTGGCCGATCAACGTCGTGCTCCTCGGCAAGGGGAACACCGTCTCCCGGGAGGGTCTCTGGGAGCAGTTGCGGGCCGGAGCCGCCGGCTTCAAGCTGCACGAAGACTGGGGCACCACCCCGGCCGCCATCGACGCCTGCCTGAGCGTCGGCCTGGCCGCGGGGGTGCAGACCGCGATCCACACCGACACGCTGAACGAGGCCGGATACCTCGAGTCCACCCTGGCCGCCATCGACGGCCGCCCAATCCACACATACCACACCGAGGGGGCCGGCGGCGGGCACGCACCGGACATCATCCGGGTTGCCGCACACGCGAATGTGCTGCCTTCCTCGACCAATCCGACCCGGCCGTACACGCAGAACACGCTGCATGAGCACCTCGACATGCTGATGGTCTGCCACCACCTGAAATCCTCCATCCCCGAAGACCTCGCCTTCGCCGAGTCGCGGATCCGTCCGTCGACGATGGCCGCCGAGGATGTGCTGCACGACCTCGGCGCGATCTCGATGATCGGCTCCGACTCACAGGCGATGGGGCGCATCGGTGAGACGATCATCCGCACCTGGCAGACCGCGCATGTCATGAAGCAGCGCCGCGGATCGTTGCCGGGCGACACGGTCGCCGACAACCAGCGGGCTCAGCGCTACGTCGCCAAGTACACGATCGCGCCGGCCGTGGCCCACGGCCTGGACGGCGAGATCGGCTCCGTCGAGGTCGGGAAGCTGGCCGACCTGGTGCTCTGGGAGCCCGCATTCTTCGGGGTTTCGCCGCATCTCGTGCTGAAGTCGGGGGTGATCGCGTGGGCCAACATGGGTGACGCCAACGCCTCCATCCCCACTCCGCAGCCGCAGCTGCCCCGGCCGATGTTCGGTGCCTTCGGCGGGCTGGCCGCGCGCCTCGGGCTGCAGTTCGTCTCGCCCCTCTCGCTGGAGAGCGGCCTGCCCGAACGCTGGAACAGCGATCGCCCACTCGTCCCGACCCTCGACATCGCCGCTCGCACGAAGGCGGACATGCCGCAGAACACGGCACTTCCGAGGATCGATGTCGATGCTGACACCTTCGAGGTGCGCGTCGACGGAGAGCTCATCGAACCCCAACCGGCGACCGAACTGCCGATGGCCCAACGCTATTTCCTCTTCTGATGGCGCTACGTTCCGAACCCGGCCCGGTGGAGGTGTCGGCTCGCCTGCTCCTCCTGCTGGACTCCCGCTCACCGGCCGGGTCGCACTCGCACTCGGGCGGCATGGAGGCGGCCATCGGTGCCGGCTTCGTCACCGATCTGGCATCGGTGCAGGAGTTCGCGGCCGCTCGACTGCGCACCGCGGGGCGGGTCGCCGCGGCCTTCGCCGCCGCGGCCTGCCAAGCCTGGCTGGACGGCGCTACGCCCGAGGAGTGGCTCGAACTGGACCGTGAGTTCAGTGCGCGCACCCCGTCCGAGGCGCTGCGAAAGGCCTCCCGTTCGCTGGGCAGCGGGCTGCGGCGGCTGGTCCAGGCCACTGTTCCCGAAGCCGATCTGCGCACCCCCTGGCAACTGGTCGGGACGCCGCACCAGCCGCTGGTCCTCGGCGCCGGGTGCGCGCTGGCCGGCGGTACGCCGCTGATGGCCGCACGGGCGGCGGCGCTGGGCACCTGCACCGCACCGGCGTCGGCGGCGATCAGACTCCTCGGCTTCGACCCGTACGCGATCCACAGCATCACCGCCGGCCTCTCCGAGGAGATCGAGCTGACCGCACTCGGTGCG contains:
- a CDS encoding DUF4446 family protein, with product MTTYAAVFALALGYLALVGAYCALRSLYRLRRAAAVLSRGATSKESLLEAVERHIATTEALAAQVQAMQTQLETTQAATTQELRAQVEAMRSQVEETQNRTVGEVASEHTQIAETISGFGSTLARSLRNVALVRFDAFDDMSGRMSFSLALLDDSGDGVTLTSIAGRTDSRLYAKGVSQGSGEHDLSPEEAQAVDAALSRRPKRREYRKAS
- the hisC gene encoding histidinol-phosphate transaminase; translation: MTVRLRSTLASLPAYVPGRSVPGAVKLASNEVAYPPLPSVLARIASAAATVNRYPDSFSTELTAAIAAHHGVPVEQVVVGCGSVSLCQQLVLSTAGPGDEVLYAWRSFEAYPIVTTIGGATPVQVPLASQVHDLQAMAAAITPQTRLIFVCNPNNPTGTVVGAAALTRFLDAVAPDVLVVLDEAYREFVRDSDVPDGLTFLDRPNVIVLRTFSKAYGLAGLRVGYGIAGDPAVINALRQTQAPFAVTHVAQQAALASLEPEASAELMSRVDEVVQERTRVHDALASYGYAVPPTQANFVWLPLGDAAVDWAAECERSRVIVRPFGGFGVRVTIGSVEENDQLLAAAKTLAAEYAHRTAIG
- the hutI gene encoding imidazolonepropionase, translated to MSILLTGIAQVATQDAELGELADAALVLDGETIVWVGSAGQAPAADERVDLEGRSVLPGFVDSHAHLVFAGDRTQEFNARMSGSPYSAGGIRTTVEATRDATDAALRANVARLTGELLAAGVTTFECKSGYGLDVETEARSLRVAAEFTDETTYLGAHVVPPGIGRDEYVRLVCGEMLDACAPLARWVDVFCERGAFDAGETRSILRAGIERGLMARVHANQLSEGAGVQVAVDLGAASADHCTHLSDADVAALAGSTTVATLLPLAEFSTRSSYPDARRLLDAGVSVALATDCNPGSAYSTSMPLAIALAVREMKMTPAEAVRAATAGGAQALRRDDIGVIAVGRRADLLVLDAPSYVHLAYRPGVPLVAQVWRGGRLAHQVH
- a CDS encoding VOC family protein — its product is MANRIATLTVDCRDAVLLANFWCRVLGWSAVARNGDDVTIAGATAPFRIDFMQMPEASGKTRNKIHLDLVATDTDQQRELERLIGHGARPLALGDGEGDGGVSWHVLADPEGNEFCLLRDAEPLAAPPASAPEPESAPEPELAPKPELAPEPALAPEPELAPEPEPAPIPDAVRTEFVDPAPVAAVQSESTEPSESTEPSESTEQRESTEQPETPEQPESTAQPETPEQPESAEQHEEAVSQLREMIRARMHRTK
- a CDS encoding VOC family protein, whose amino-acid sequence is MANRISALAVDCTDPRRLADFWCAVLGYEISEVDDEGDISIAGDGPPFRIDFLRVPDGAKGAKNRLHLDLNATDRDQAAELARLLDLGAVSVDIGQGDVSWHVLADPEGNEFCLLRSQVAPFAGTAAG
- a CDS encoding Clp protease N-terminal domain-containing protein, with the protein product MSTSPEQQPIKLDDLIEHVVEQHPGADDLELLSEAVETSSHLGEVADHLIGHFVDRARQAGASWTDIGQHMGVTKQAVQKRFVAKESDELDHPNRGRWKRFTPRARSVITHTTDEARRLGSRQVGSEHILLGLLDEPDGLAAYCLIGLGVPLERVRQATLDVLPPASEPTTGRVGFGRDAKKTMELSVREALRMGHNYIGTEHILLGLMRAESDPAAQLLAGLGVTLPRADEWVRATLEAHRASLRDVTG
- a CDS encoding cytosine permease is translated as MTTARQAPPESQTREYGDRVAAVEPGGVEFIPLAERHGSPIQLLWTWASPNMEFATVFVGVLAVAVFGLSFWMATFAIILGSGLGAISQGALSTWGPRHGLAQMVLGRSAFGFFGNILPAGLMSITAGIGWFAVNSVSGAYAINTLTHLPKSASLLLVVAVQIVVAFFGHNLVQTFERFAFPFLAVIFLISSVDILSKSHLSTPGHGGIPTLGAFLIEVGASFGYAAGWNPYASDYTRYLKPDVSSKAVGLYAGLGIFLSCAILQIVGAASVTITGIDPSGTPTAQFTQAMPTVIADLTLLAIAVGAVSANVLNIYSGTMSFLAMGFNIPFALRRAIIAIVFGAIGLAVAFTGLHDAGEKYENFLLIIAYWIGPWLGIVFTDRWLRRRSLDQLNAIVTDRRFQNWCGPIAMLVGIVVSVWLFSNQTKYLGPVPSHFPSVGDITFEVGFVISALLYLALFNLMKPKAAVDV
- a CDS encoding nucleoside deaminase, with product MSEPVALDFDIASGWLQTAAEEARTGMAEGGIPIGGALYGADGSLLGRGRNRRVQDDDPSMHGETSAFRNAGRQATYRGTTMVTTLSPCWYCSGLIRQFGISRVVIGEARTFYGGHDWLAANGVEVLLLDDPDCVTMMTEFIEKYPQLWNEDIGVD
- a CDS encoding GNAT family N-acetyltransferase, translating into MQTERLIMRSWRDGDREPFARMNADPEVMRYFPALLTRAESDAAVDRIQASIDENGFGMWAIERIDTGAFIGFVGLAIPRFEAPFTPCVEVGWRLTPEAWGQGYATEAARRSLEAGFEEFGLEEIISMAVVSNLASRAVMERIGMTLDPDGDFDHPLVPDGHPLRRHVLYRISRPDPAGG
- a CDS encoding urease subunit gamma; its protein translation is MRLTQHEQERLLITLAADVAERRRARGLKLNYPEAVAIITSFVLEGARDGRTVAELMSSGRSVLTRDDVLEGVPEMIESVQVECTFPDGTKLVTVHGPIA
- a CDS encoding urease subunit beta, whose protein sequence is MIPGEVVPVDGNIELNAGREKKVITVENSGDRPIQVGSHYHFAAANPALSFDREAAWGFRLDIPAGTSVRFEPGITREVNLAALAGNRIVPGLRLESAGPLDRRVTTHE
- a CDS encoding urease subunit alpha, whose product is MSEISRARYAALYGPTVGDRVRLADTDLFIEVTEDRAGGPGGRAGDEALFGGGKVIRESMGQSVATRADGTPDLVITGVVVLDHWGIIKADVGVRDGRIVALGKAGNPDTMDGVTPELVIGPSTEVIAGNGMILTAGGVDSHVHLIAPQQIPVAIAAGITTLIGGGVGPADSTKATTVTSGSFWLEAMMQSLTEWPINVVLLGKGNTVSREGLWEQLRAGAAGFKLHEDWGTTPAAIDACLSVGLAAGVQTAIHTDTLNEAGYLESTLAAIDGRPIHTYHTEGAGGGHAPDIIRVAAHANVLPSSTNPTRPYTQNTLHEHLDMLMVCHHLKSSIPEDLAFAESRIRPSTMAAEDVLHDLGAISMIGSDSQAMGRIGETIIRTWQTAHVMKQRRGSLPGDTVADNQRAQRYVAKYTIAPAVAHGLDGEIGSVEVGKLADLVLWEPAFFGVSPHLVLKSGVIAWANMGDANASIPTPQPQLPRPMFGAFGGLAARLGLQFVSPLSLESGLPERWNSDRPLVPTLDIAARTKADMPQNTALPRIDVDADTFEVRVDGELIEPQPATELPMAQRYFLF
- a CDS encoding urease accessory protein UreF produces the protein MALRSEPGPVEVSARLLLLLDSRSPAGSHSHSGGMEAAIGAGFVTDLASVQEFAAARLRTAGRVAAAFAAAACQAWLDGATPEEWLELDREFSARTPSEALRKASRSLGSGLRRLVQATVPEADLRTPWQLVGTPHQPLVLGAGCALAGGTPLMAARAAALGTCTAPASAAIRLLGFDPYAIHSITAGLSEEIELTALGALEYSAPADLPADSAPAIDLLAEVHSIEEMRLFAS